Genomic window (Vitis riparia cultivar Riparia Gloire de Montpellier isolate 1030 chromosome 4, EGFV_Vit.rip_1.0, whole genome shotgun sequence):
TGCTCCAGCATTTGCTACTCAAGTTGTGGAAACATGGCTCTTTAGGAACCGTCAAAGGCCTATTTGATCTGCagaaaaaatacaataaaaaataaaaaataaaaaataaaagaaaacccaaatggaaaaggaaaaaaatgatgagagTTAGACGTTGGTTTCAACATGAAGTTTTGTTATATCTTTACAACTTAGGGGGtgttggtaaaacttaatatttattatttaagtcaggtataaaacttaataattattatttaatgatttaagttgattttcagttaaattatatttaagttgttgagttaaaacttattatttaatttttattttaagtattaagattgtttgataaaattaacttaattttttttttctaaatcattaaatcgacatatttatcattataaattataaataagacaaagaaaatcGAGTAACAAAAAATATCGTGAAAATAATTAGGACAAATATGAGTAAAAAAGTACAATGAATATGTGGACTTAAgaatgaattaattatttttatttatgacttaaaattgtttttgactttaagttatgtcattaagttgtttaatttactcaataacttaaattaagttattaagtcattttaagttattaaattggtttactaAACACTCACTTAATTTATGATGAATTTTGCAAGCTTTTGTGGTGCAATCTTGGTCCATATGTATTATTTTACCTTTGTGGATAGAAGGGTCTATCAAAAAAAGGCATCAATTGGGCTCTAGGGATCATCTCCTTTCTCAGCAGCTTGACCTCTTCCTCCTGTATCATCTGCTTTTACATATTGATCAGAATTTCTATCATATTGCAATTACCTACAAAGATTAATGTTAGAAGAAGGCTTAGTCTAAGAAATCTACTATACCTTCTGCACCCTCTCTTCTAGCTTCTTCTGTTGCTCTATGAAATATAGCTTGGTTGCTACCTGTGTGCATGTCCACCATTGATATCAATAACAAGTAAACAAAGTTTCCACTATATTTTAAACTGAGAAGATTATGTGTTTTCTGTGTGATGGAAGTAAGCTAATGATGAGTGAGCGCTCACCGAATAGTTGAACATGGCACGTTTTAGCGCTCTTTGTTGGGTGTGGAGTTTGAATTCTACCGGTTTGGTGTTTTCTTTTGTGGGGGGCTTTTGAGAAACCTGGAAGTGAACATGGATCAATGTtagaataaattcaaaatatatagcAGAGGTTCACTCAATTATCACCTTTCTCTATTGCATTGTTACTTCAAACCCTCCAAATTTGAGTTAAAATGAGCAAGTGAATGTACAAAAGTGGTCTTGTGTGCTCGGTTACAACATATATACTGGAAATAAACCAATGAAAACTAGCTGAAACCCTTCATAAAATCCTACCCAAGAAGGGCTTCTGAAAGCCTGCTGAGGTGGAATATTGTATCTCACAACTTCTCTATTAGTAGAGCTCCATGGAACAGCAGAATGTGAACCAGCCTTCACAAACTAAATTCCAaacattagagaaaaaaaaacacattcaGTTACATTCTAACGcagaaaaagaatattataaaaacagcagtagcaaaagaagaagaagaagaagaagagcaacCTTTTGAGCAGGTCTGGTGTGTGGGTTCTCCATTGTGAACTGAAGGGATATTAATTGTGGTAGCAGCATGAATGAATTGAAGCAAATATATAGATGATAAAAGCTAGTGGGATATGGGACATGACTCATGAGCTAGGGGAAGTTTGGAGAATTGTAACTGTTTGGTAGAGTTTCCTTCTGTTGCAACATCACCAGCATGTTTGGgaatcttcttcttttcttatacCAAACTTTCTGATTAAACCTCCCTCTCATCCACATTTGTCATATTTCTTTATAGTCTTTCCTTCAAACCTCAATTACTTGGTTTAGTCTAAAAATAGTGTTGGAGGTTACTGCTGACTGACCAAACCTTTACTTTAAGTTGGAAGAGTACATGTTTGTAAAAGTTCCCTTTCTCTCGCTGTCATGCCTCAGATAAAACATCAACCTACTTCCCTCTTCTGGTTTATTCACTGTGTTATGCATTGAATATACTTATTAATCTTTCACTATCCACCAAttgaaattgagatttttggaattttttatattcttacaactttttttggtaaaatatttgaaaaaatgttacTTATAACgtaatttgagaatatgtgaTCGGTCAATGTTATAAATCCAATTAGCCTTATGTTCGGAAtgttgaaatagaaaataaaaatgagaaatcaattTCATCTCATATCAACTAATGTTTTGGATCGTTTTTAGAAAGAAGGATAAAAGTTCATTGTTATGAAAATCATATCCTATGCTCACGGGATATGtaagaaaacaaatcaaaataagatgaaaataaagatgaatCACAATActatgaataaaagaaaaaattaaaatcctaaGGTTTTGGGAATTTGATTTCCATGCTAAtgaatttcttattattatcctcattttaaaaaacaatccaaaCCTTAACGAGAATAGTTATTGGCCACCCACTTTCAAGTATTTCTTGTTAAGTCCGTTATGTAACAAAGTGTTTCCATGGTGAGCTTTGTATGTCATGCGCAGGGTGgtgtttctattttctaatcactaattttttattcttaaagatagaaattaaagagataattAGGTGTTAATGATGAAGATCTAGGTAATAATCATATAAAGAGATTGAAATGGAAACATCATCAACAAAAACTTGCTTAACACACACCTCATTCCTTATGCTAATGACTTGATATGTGAGATGGGTCTTGCATAACAAACTAATCCATGGGCTCCACTTCCCAAAACAGACAAAGAGAGTGAAAGACAACAATGGCCTGGCCTGAGCTTGGTAAGGCAGGCTAATTTCATTCTGTAAGGCCCAACTTAGAGCCGCATTCCCTAATCTTTAGTGGTTGGGCTCAGTTCACTTTCAGTCAGTTCTTAACCAATTCCTCAAATTGAACtgctaactttttttttttttaaattatattaatttgatagaGTTTGTCCTTTTAGGTTGATGAGTCGATAGCTTTTTGGCTTACCTCTACTCTATAGGCTGAAAAAgttttaaagtgtgtttgacagtaattttaagaagtgtttctaacatctttaatacttgaaagataaaagttttcaaatgttaaaaagactagaaacacttcataaaatcattttcaaatgcatTCTTCATCTcaacaaaaattccaaataaacCGTATAACTCATGTAGATTCATGAATCAAAATATGGTAAGAAGtaggatatgatatttttgtaattgTGAATGGGaaaggattttataaaaaacttaGGGTTACGTTTGGCTGGTGGGATTGGATAGGATaagatctatatatatatatcatatatatatccTAGTAGATAGGAAATACATATATTAGGATATGATTTCTAATGAGATATGATACTCTTGAATATACATATCCTAAGGACATGATATTCTAAGTTAGCATATCCAATGGAtatgttatgttatattatgtttatctttaatttgtgaaataaataaataaataaataaataaataaataaataaataaataatatatatatatatatatatatatatatatatatatatatatatatatatatatatatatatattattttttatgtttaaaataaaaattatattacaaatagaaaatatgaaatttctcttatatttaacaatattcatgattaaaatatttaaactttataaaaaaaaattatattatgttactcaatatataaaaataatttatatattatatataatattattttataaatattttattagttttttcatttttaaccataaatttaatttataatttaaaaaatattttttgcaaaatgagtatataaatttttttttttgataaaaataaataaatttatgatatatgagATATGTATATCTCATATCTTAGCATGTGATTAACATATCCCATGTAGaagggattaaaaaaaaaataaaaatgatggataATATATTTCACCACTTATCctatctcatatttggtttaacATAAGATATGAAAAGTAATGGGATAACTTATCCTATCACATTATCAATCAAATatggaatatgatataatatctcATCTCTTATCCTATTTCATGTTATATCTGGTCAACCAAACATGATCTTATTTTATATGACATTCATATCCATggttgaataattttatttagactatgtttggttggttgGATATACTATAAGATATGATAAGATAGATAATAACatattctatcattttttttttttggtaatgaGATAAGATAAGTACTGAAATATATAATCTACCATCTTTTTATATCTACATATAACTTATCTTATCCCATTATCAACCAAACAAGAAATAGGATATAATATTCCCTCTCTTATCCTATCTCATGTTATATCCGGTCATTGAAACATGACCTTATTTTATGTGACATTCATATCCATggttgaataattttatttagattatgtttggttggttaGATATACTATGAGATAGGATAAGATAGAGAATAACATATTCTATCATATTTTCTTGTTAGTAATGAGATAAGATAAGTTATTTCATCACTTATAATATCATATGTTCAACTAAATATAGGATAAGATAAGTACTGAAATAtatctactttttttttatttatatctacaTAGGATATGTTAATTATAAAGGAAGATGTAGGATATACATAGTCACGTatcatacatttattttttttatattacttattttacgaaataaacaaattttactATAACATTGGATGAGTTGttaaaaaagataattataaaatatattgtaaaatgatattaatatatatatatataatttttatatgtttgaataacataatataattttttttattaaacgtaagagaaatttcatattttttaaataggaaatattggaatgcaatataatttttattattaacattgaaaaataatatatattctttatttttttattcattttatagacTAAATATAAGTAAAACATAACATATCTCAAATGAATATGCTACCTTAAGATATTATATCTATTAGATTTAATATCCAAGGATATCCTATGATTCATATCTCATTAGAAACCATATCCTAAAATAAGCATTTTCTATCTAATGAGATATGAAATcttaatatatacatatttttttctatatatatatatatatatatatatatatatatatatatatatattccattttatttttttattcattgtatAAACTAAGAGCTCATTTGGCAAtgctttttaaaagtgtttctacccctaaaaacacttaaatgtatttttaaggtaaaaaaataggtgtttgacaatattttgaaaacacttaCAAGTGTTTTTTTAGGGAAACACTTAGGAGgcgttttttttatataaaaaaaaaatactttaaaaaatttcaaatattcataaaataCTCAGAGTGTTTGTTGctacttttcttttgtttcccgCTATCCTTCTTTCCTTTTCACTCTCTTCTTTCTACACTCTCCTCTTCCTCTTTCACTTTCCATCCTAAGTGGAGACTTTATAGGTCAAGGCTCTCTTCATTCAACATTGTTCTCAACTCCAAGGTATTCTATGTTTTTTCACAATaagaaattttacttttttcaaatgatataCACCGTCAGAATAAACATTTATCAATGGATATTCCCAACACATGGTAGTTGAGGAAAATTTTGTTGACAAAAGTCTATCGATGGAAATTTTCCATtgccaataaattttttttttgcgaTAAACTATCCAATGGATTTGGACCATCACTATTACCAACTGATTCAGTTGGTTGggaaatgtaaataataaaagattttagGATGTAAAAAAATCTTGATTTCATTAATCACATTCACATAGAGCACCTTGTTACACTCCTTGCTAGTTTTAGTTTTAGATATTGGCTTGGTTGTTGGCTAGACACAACACTCTTTGttagttttagtttttgatATCGTCTTGAATGTTGTTTTTGGGGATTGAAACCATCACTTCAAGTTTGAAAGGAAGCAATTGTGTGACCAAGTCAActttgtaattattttcaatataaagaatatatatataaaattcataaatgtaaatatcctatacttttgtatttttatcataaatattatctatatataaatacttattataaattatacatgcatgaattaatatatatattttatatgtatatataataaattaattaattttaattattttgtattttgtataataattaaatataaaataaatataaatttataaataaaattatcaatattttaaaataaaaaatacttatacatgcattatcatttttttatgttattgaatACATTGAAATTAGATAAATCtctataaaatgtatttttaaattttaaatattagtattGGATGTCAccaattatatcatacatatgccaatttttttttttatttataaataaaacaatctcaaaatttctattattactttttatatcatttatttagattttttctcaacattttcttaagttttgatcaattttcatctcactaatattttgtataagaaCATCCATTGATATTTCTTGATATAACcataaaaaccaatattttcatcctttctATATATCAACAATATTTCACTAATTTCTTTCTAAAATggaccataaaaaatattaaaatgttaaaactattacaattaaaaaaatatgttctctataaatattgtatgaaactaaaaaaataatcataaaattgtttttccaTTTACTAGATCATATTTATCATACAACTATGGTGAAAAGATTTCATATTCATAAGACAACAATTACTTTTAGAACAAATTATGTGTGGTATTATTATCCATTATAATAACATTGTTTTAGTGAGTAGtaattttgatagaaaaaattgattataaaagttcacctttttttttttctataggtAAATTGCTTTTTTGACAAAGTATATTAGTTGAGTATTTGCAATGAATTAAATCCAtcacaataatatttttgtcaacAAGTATTTGTTGTTGCAATTAACGTCgacaaatattatatataagcaATAGACAATTCAATTTGCGATGGAATATTGGGCGTGTTAGAATTTGCAATAGCCTAAATCCGTCACAAAAGTAAATGTAAATGAGTCggaaatacttaattttttggtagtttttgcttcttatttttctttttttaatgtttgattgGCTTGAAGTTTTGGTTAGGGTTTGTGTTttgggatttattttttatttttttaatgtttgaagtATTCAACACCCATTTTGCTATAGAGCTTGGTGGGAAATGCCCTACCATCTTTGATTACCTTTCTAGCCATGGATTTTTTGGTTTAGGGTTCATATTTTGCTCATGAATTGGTGACAATTTGAAGGGTGATAAAAGCTAAGATTTTTCAATTAACTCGTTATAGGACCATGACACGTGTATGTCAACAGTCCAATTCCCAAACTCCatatttgtttttgattttatataaagCTAAGCATGGGACTTAACCTTGAGAAACTACAAAGTTTCATTTCTCACACTATCTTATTCATGGATTACATTCAAGCCATTGGCAATATGTTACAGAGCTGCATTCCATTCTCAAATTAAGCCTTGGAAACACCATTTCTTTCATATTACATGTGTAGATATATATCTAGTTCACCATTC
Coding sequences:
- the LOC117913598 gene encoding protein TPX2-like isoform X1, translated to MENPHTRPAQKFVKAGSHSAVPWSSTNREVVRYNIPPQQAFRSPSWVSQKPPTKENTKPVEFKLHTQQRALKRAMFNYSVATKLYFIEQQKKLEERVQKMIQEEEVKLLRKEMIPRAQLMPFFDRPFYPQRSNRPLTVPKEPCFHNLSSKCWSSGVDDFSAVSSYEAH
- the LOC117913598 gene encoding uncharacterized protein LOC117913598 isoform X2, whose protein sequence is MENPHTRPAQKFVKAGSHSAVPWSSTNREVVRYNIPPQQAFRSPSWVSQKPPTKENTKPVEFKLHTQQRALKRAMFNYSVATKLYFIEQQKKLEERVQKMIQEEEVKLLRKEMIPRAQLMPFFDRPFYPQRPLTVPKEPCFHNLSSKCWSSGVDDFSAVSSYEAH